One Hippoglossus hippoglossus isolate fHipHip1 chromosome 5, fHipHip1.pri, whole genome shotgun sequence genomic window carries:
- the tp53inp2 gene encoding tumor protein p53-inducible nuclear protein 2 has product MFRTITRLFFGGEEETPKEVKSGEVVEEGWLVVNHHETRSAENQDAELTDSQPVNSPPHGDTVTKMETDTSVSDTEPTVQSSSSSGVVSGSFSQSKVLAEVTQLTCVQKAKAWTERHHMSRNAIQRQNRVHQGVQHHSFNLQQPGHRNLSH; this is encoded by the exons ATGTTCAGAACCATCACCCGtctgttttttgggggagaggaggagacccCTAAAGAAGTCAAGTCTGGAGAAGTGGTGGAAGAAGGATGGCTTGTTGTCAATCATCACG AGACAAGATCAGCAGAGAACCAGGATGCAGAGCTGACGGACAGCCAACCAGTAAACTCTCCTCCTCATGGAGACACAGTTACAAAGATGGAAACTGATACAAG TGTGTCGGATACAGAGCCCACagttcagagcagcagcagcagtggagtcGTCTCTGGCTCTTTTTCTCAGTCAAAAGTCCTGGCAGAGGTGACACAGTTAACCTGCGTCCAGAAGGCTAAAGCCTGGACAGAGCGACACCACATGTCCCGTAACGCCATCCAGCGCCAGAACCGTGTTCACCAAGGAGTCCAACACCACTCCTTCAACCTCCAACAGCCAGGGCATCGCAACCTCAGCCACTGA